In Xenorhabdus poinarii G6, the following are encoded in one genomic region:
- the kdsA gene encoding 3-deoxy-8-phosphooctulonate synthase, with translation MQQKVVNIGDIKVANDLPFVLFGGMNVLESRDLAMRICEHYVTVTQKLGIPYVFKASFDKANRSSISSYRGPGLEAGMKIFQELKQTFGVKIITDVHEVAQAQPVADVVDVIQLPAFLARQTDLVEAMAKTGAVINVKKPQFVSPGQMGNIVEKFKEGGNDQIILCDRGSNFGYDNLVVDMLGFGVMKQATQGSPVIFDVTHALQCRDPFGAASGGRRAQVSELARAGMAVGIAGLFLEAHPEPESAKCDGPSALPLAKLEPFLMQMKALDDVVKSFPALDTSK, from the coding sequence ATGCAACAGAAAGTGGTTAATATTGGTGACATCAAGGTCGCAAATGATCTGCCTTTTGTCCTGTTTGGTGGTATGAACGTCCTTGAATCACGGGATTTGGCCATGCGTATTTGTGAGCACTATGTGACTGTAACCCAAAAACTGGGCATTCCTTATGTTTTCAAAGCCTCTTTTGATAAGGCTAACCGTTCTTCAATCAGTTCTTATCGTGGACCGGGTTTGGAAGCGGGAATGAAAATTTTTCAGGAGCTGAAACAGACTTTCGGTGTAAAAATCATTACTGATGTCCATGAAGTCGCGCAAGCCCAACCGGTTGCAGATGTCGTTGATGTCATCCAGCTGCCTGCTTTTCTTGCGCGCCAGACGGATCTGGTCGAAGCAATGGCTAAAACCGGTGCAGTGATTAACGTTAAAAAACCTCAGTTCGTCAGCCCAGGTCAAATGGGCAATATCGTTGAGAAATTCAAGGAAGGTGGCAACGATCAGATTATCTTGTGTGACCGTGGCAGTAATTTTGGTTACGACAATCTGGTGGTTGACATGCTGGGCTTTGGTGTTATGAAACAGGCAACGCAGGGCTCACCCGTGATTTTTGACGTGACCCATGCCTTGCAGTGCCGTGATCCTTTTGGTGCTGCTTCGGGCGGTCGTCGTGCGCAGGTTTCTGAACTGGCTCGTGCTGGTATGGCGGTGGGGATTGCCGGATTATTCCTTGAAGCGCATCCGGAACCAGAAAGCGCAAAATGTGATGGCCCATCGGCATTGCCGCTGGCAAAACTGGAACCCTTCCTGATGCAGATGAAAGCGCTTGATGATGTGGTAAAAAGTTTTCCAGCGCTGGATACCAGCAAATAA
- the dauA gene encoding C4-dicarboxylic acid transporter DauA, giving the protein MNTRKMKGIRPFSALIDACWREPYSFPRLIKDMIAGITVGIIAIPLAMALAIGSGVAPQYGLYTAAIAGIVIAISGGSRYSVSGPTAAFVVILYPVSQQFGLSGLLIATLMSGVILLIMGLARLGRLIEYIPLSVTLGFTSGIAITIATMQVQNFFGLKPEYGSEHDLNKVIALAQAFPSLQFSDTLIGFTTLLVLIFWPKLGLKLPGHLPALLAGTGIMGIMHLLGHDVATIGSSFSYVLNDGTQGQGIPPILPQFLLPWDLPDTHSLDISWDTVSALLPAAFSMAMLGAIESLLCAVILDGMTGKKHHSNSELIGQGVGNIVTPFFGGITATAAIARSAANVRAGATSPIAAVVHSLLVLLTLLALAPVLSYLPLAAMSAILLIVAWNMSEARKVVDLIRHAPKDDIIVMLLCLSLTVLFDMIVAITIGIVLASLLFMRKIANMTRISLSSATNDEKSLLVVRINGPLFFAAAERIFAELKEKSADYQTIIMQWDAVPVLDAGGLHAFQGFIREMGKEKHIVVCDIPFQPLKTLARAKVEPIQGQLSFYATLSRALEESNELKDNR; this is encoded by the coding sequence ATGAATACTCGTAAAATGAAGGGGATACGTCCATTTAGTGCACTTATTGATGCCTGTTGGAGAGAACCTTACTCTTTTCCTCGTTTGATCAAAGACATGATTGCAGGGATCACCGTGGGGATCATTGCTATCCCGCTGGCAATGGCATTGGCAATCGGCAGCGGCGTTGCGCCACAATATGGCCTTTATACGGCGGCCATTGCCGGCATCGTGATTGCGATTAGCGGCGGATCACGTTACAGCGTTTCCGGCCCCACGGCCGCTTTTGTGGTGATACTCTACCCGGTGTCACAGCAATTCGGTTTAAGTGGTCTGTTGATCGCAACGCTTATGTCAGGTGTTATTTTGCTCATTATGGGGCTGGCGAGATTAGGCCGGCTCATTGAGTATATTCCCCTGTCAGTAACGTTGGGGTTTACTTCTGGTATTGCGATCACTATCGCAACCATGCAGGTACAAAATTTCTTTGGCCTGAAACCGGAATACGGCTCAGAGCATGATCTTAATAAGGTCATTGCCCTCGCCCAGGCATTTCCTTCATTACAATTTAGCGACACACTGATCGGCTTTACCACACTGTTGGTCTTGATTTTTTGGCCAAAATTGGGATTAAAGTTACCCGGTCACTTACCAGCTCTGCTTGCAGGTACTGGTATCATGGGTATCATGCATCTGTTAGGTCATGATGTGGCAACGATTGGTTCATCATTCAGCTATGTACTCAACGATGGCACTCAAGGTCAAGGTATTCCCCCCATCCTTCCTCAATTCCTGCTACCGTGGGATCTGCCTGATACTCACTCCCTTGATATTAGCTGGGACACCGTATCTGCACTGTTACCCGCTGCCTTTTCGATGGCAATGTTAGGAGCCATTGAGTCCTTATTATGTGCAGTTATTCTGGATGGCATGACGGGGAAAAAACACCATTCCAACAGTGAATTGATTGGTCAGGGGGTGGGCAACATTGTGACGCCTTTCTTTGGAGGGATCACGGCAACGGCTGCGATTGCCCGTTCAGCTGCTAATGTCCGAGCCGGTGCAACCTCACCGATTGCCGCTGTCGTTCACTCACTGCTGGTATTATTAACCCTGTTAGCCCTTGCTCCTGTGCTTTCTTACCTGCCACTTGCCGCGATGTCGGCGATTTTGCTGATTGTGGCCTGGAATATGAGTGAAGCCCGCAAAGTAGTGGATTTAATCCGTCACGCGCCGAAAGACGATATTATCGTCATGTTACTGTGCCTGTCATTGACGGTTCTGTTTGACATGATCGTCGCAATTACGATTGGTATTGTTCTCGCATCACTCCTGTTTATGCGCAAAATTGCCAATATGACCCGGATTAGTCTTTCTTCTGCAACAAATGATGAGAAGAGTCTGCTGGTGGTACGCATTAATGGTCCGCTGTTTTTCGCTGCCGCAGAGCGTATTTTTGCGGAGCTTAAAGAGAAAAGCGCTGATTATCAAACGATTATTATGCAGTGGGATGCTGTTCCCGTTTTGGATGCCGGCGGGCTGCACGCTTTCCAGGGATTTATCCGGGAAATGGGAAAAGAGAAGCATATCGTGGTGTGTGATATTCCCTTCCAACCGTTGAAAACGCTGGCTAGAGCCAAAGTCGAACCCATTCAGGGGCAATTAAGTTTTTACGCGACATTATCCAGGGCATTGGAAGAAAGCAATGAACTTAAAGATAATCGGTAG
- the prmC gene encoding peptide chain release factor N(5)-glutamine methyltransferase: MNYQQWLQQAARQLTNSDSPKRDAEILLQYVTGRSRTYLIAFSETLITPEEARQLASFLSRRIQGEPIAYLVGEREFWSLPLAVSPATLIPRPDTECLVEKALALLPDSPAQILDLGTGTGAIALALATERHDCHVTGVDINPDAVALAKHNAEKNAEKLPFRNRPFHNVNFLQSEWFSAVGKQQFDMIVSNPPYIDALDPHLREGDVRFEPATALVAAQNGMADLQTIVAQSRHFLLPNGWLLLEHGWKQGIVVRNLFLEKGYQQIATFQDYGGNERITVGRWNKNENHS; encoded by the coding sequence ATGAACTATCAACAATGGCTCCAGCAGGCGGCGAGGCAATTGACAAACAGTGACAGTCCTAAGCGTGATGCAGAAATCTTGCTGCAATACGTCACAGGGCGTTCCCGCACCTATTTAATTGCGTTCAGTGAAACGCTTATTACTCCAGAGGAAGCCCGCCAGCTTGCGTCTTTTCTGTCTCGCCGTATTCAGGGAGAGCCGATCGCTTATCTTGTTGGTGAGCGCGAATTTTGGTCACTGCCTCTGGCTGTCTCACCCGCAACCTTGATTCCTCGTCCAGATACAGAGTGTCTGGTTGAGAAAGCGTTGGCATTGTTGCCTGATTCACCGGCACAGATTCTGGATCTTGGCACGGGAACAGGAGCAATTGCCTTGGCGTTAGCCACTGAACGGCATGACTGCCATGTCACCGGGGTAGACATCAACCCTGATGCTGTCGCATTAGCAAAGCATAATGCTGAAAAAAATGCCGAAAAACTGCCTTTCCGCAATCGGCCTTTTCACAATGTGAATTTTTTACAAAGTGAGTGGTTTTCCGCGGTTGGAAAACAACAATTTGATATGATTGTCAGTAATCCTCCGTATATTGATGCGCTTGATCCCCATCTGCGTGAAGGAGATGTCAGGTTTGAACCGGCCACTGCATTAGTTGCTGCGCAAAATGGCATGGCCGACTTGCAGACAATTGTGGCGCAGTCGCGCCATTTTTTGTTACCCAATGGATGGCTGTTATTGGAACATGGCTGGAAACAGGGAATCGTTGTCAGAAACCTCTTTTTGGAAAAAGGTTATCAACAGATAGCGACCTTTCAGGATTATGGTGGTAATGAACGTATCACGGTAGGTCGATGGAATAAAAATGAAAACCATAGCTAA
- the sirB1 gene encoding invasion regulator SirB1, producing the protein MKTIAKYEFNNASLIDGIIQVTQAIRPDFSHTFVMEQLTALLEEAQQTLSPVTDTKAKLQLLLTLFYREWKFRGADGVYCLSDTLWLDHVLRSRQGAPVALGMVFSHIAQSLVLPVQPVIFPTQLILRIDLPNESPWFINPMNGDTLSEHILDVWLKGYIGPMVCLESKDLQEADNASVVRKMTDTIKISLMQEKKMELALKANEIVLMFDPDDPYEIRDRGLIYAQLDCSHIAISDLSYFVEHCPEDPVTEMLKMQINAIEQRAITLH; encoded by the coding sequence ATGAAAACCATAGCTAAATATGAATTCAATAATGCTTCCCTGATAGATGGAATTATTCAAGTGACACAAGCCATTCGTCCTGACTTTTCTCACACATTCGTGATGGAGCAGCTAACTGCCTTGCTGGAAGAGGCGCAGCAAACGCTCTCCCCGGTCACTGATACCAAAGCAAAATTGCAATTATTATTGACGCTTTTTTATCGGGAGTGGAAATTCCGTGGCGCGGATGGCGTGTATTGTTTATCTGATACGCTGTGGTTGGATCATGTCCTGCGTTCACGCCAGGGTGCGCCGGTCGCATTGGGAATGGTTTTTTCGCATATCGCTCAATCGTTGGTATTACCTGTACAGCCGGTCATATTTCCGACACAGCTAATCTTGCGGATTGATTTACCCAATGAATCCCCCTGGTTTATTAATCCAATGAATGGCGATACGCTCAGCGAACATATACTTGATGTCTGGCTGAAAGGTTATATTGGCCCAATGGTATGCCTGGAAAGCAAAGACTTACAGGAAGCCGATAATGCCAGTGTGGTGCGAAAAATGACCGACACCATCAAAATTTCTTTGATGCAAGAGAAAAAGATGGAGTTAGCTCTGAAAGCCAATGAAATCGTACTCATGTTTGACCCGGATGATCCGTATGAAATTCGTGACCGGGGGCTGATTTATGCCCAGCTCGACTGTAGCCACATTGCCATTTCAGATTTGAGTTATTTCGTAGAACACTGCCCTGAAGATCCGGTCACAGAAATGTTAAAAATGCAGATTAACGCCATTGAGCAGAGAGCGATCACCCTCCATTAA